A genomic stretch from Vibrio neptunius includes:
- a CDS encoding cyclic nucleotide-binding domain-containing protein, whose translation MPDKFNMHSPPFDRLDERQQNKLRASLDVAYYRDKEVLLATGGNSQHLHILIKGTVEERSAKGEEIFAHYANDDLFDVRALFEGKIRHHYVALEDTLTYLLPKSVFLELYNQNGQFAAYFDNNLAKRQQLIEAAQQQQNLAEFILTKVDRDIYHPPMILSPEQPLNEVTQILKQNGIDAALVRLHDDDPRLTNTPSHLPFAIVTRTNMLHAVMLDEYPLNTQVSAIATFPVIHVDDGDFLFNAMIKMTRQRLKRVLVADGTKAVGMLDMTQILSAFSTHSHVLTLSIARASSIEELALASNRQRQLVDSLLANGIRTRFIMELISAVNEQIIEKAFQLIVPPALHDHCCLIVLGSEGRGEQILKTDQDNALIIKDGLEWHQCNTIMAQLTHTLQQLGYPLCPGNVMVNNPKWVKSQSDWQTTLTRWSKPSSAEHVMDLAIFTDAHAVAGNKTLLKPVRQHLKGLMLNNMLALQDFTRPALQFSLPLTLFGNVKSNKQGVDLKIGGIFPIVHGIRTLTLEYGLEENNTFDRIDALRSKRILEPETADNLNEALKLFFKLRLSQQVANQHSHNHINLKLLERTERDLLRHSLHVVKKFKQFLGYHYQIRD comes from the coding sequence ATGCCAGATAAATTCAATATGCACTCTCCACCGTTTGATCGCCTAGACGAACGACAGCAGAACAAGCTGCGTGCCTCACTGGATGTGGCGTATTACCGAGATAAAGAAGTTTTGCTGGCAACCGGTGGGAACAGCCAGCACCTTCATATTCTGATTAAAGGAACGGTAGAAGAACGCAGTGCCAAAGGAGAGGAAATCTTCGCCCATTACGCCAATGATGACTTATTTGATGTGCGCGCGCTGTTTGAAGGGAAAATCCGCCATCACTACGTCGCGCTGGAAGATACGCTCACTTATTTGTTGCCTAAATCCGTCTTTCTTGAGCTTTATAACCAAAATGGCCAGTTTGCGGCCTATTTCGATAATAATCTCGCCAAACGGCAGCAACTAATTGAAGCTGCGCAACAACAACAAAATCTGGCCGAGTTTATTCTCACTAAAGTGGACCGTGATATCTATCACCCACCGATGATTCTTAGTCCTGAGCAGCCGCTTAATGAGGTTACTCAGATATTAAAGCAGAACGGGATTGATGCCGCTTTGGTCAGACTCCACGATGACGACCCACGCTTGACTAACACTCCAAGTCATCTACCTTTTGCTATCGTCACTCGCACCAACATGCTGCATGCCGTGATGCTTGACGAATATCCGCTAAACACTCAGGTCAGCGCAATTGCTACCTTCCCAGTCATTCACGTCGACGATGGCGATTTTCTGTTTAACGCAATGATTAAGATGACCCGTCAACGTTTGAAACGAGTTCTGGTGGCGGACGGTACAAAAGCGGTCGGTATGCTGGATATGACCCAGATTCTCAGTGCCTTTTCAACCCATTCTCATGTATTAACCTTAAGTATAGCCCGCGCTTCGAGCATTGAAGAACTGGCATTAGCCTCCAATCGCCAACGTCAGTTAGTCGATAGTCTGCTAGCAAACGGGATTCGTACTCGCTTTATCATGGAGTTGATTTCTGCGGTCAACGAGCAAATCATAGAAAAAGCGTTTCAGCTTATTGTTCCACCTGCACTGCACGATCATTGTTGTCTGATCGTTTTAGGCTCAGAAGGGCGCGGGGAACAGATCTTAAAAACCGACCAAGACAATGCATTGATTATCAAAGATGGACTGGAATGGCATCAGTGCAACACGATTATGGCTCAGCTGACGCACACCTTACAGCAACTAGGCTACCCACTTTGCCCGGGTAATGTGATGGTCAACAACCCGAAATGGGTGAAAAGTCAGAGTGACTGGCAGACAACATTAACACGCTGGTCTAAGCCGTCTTCTGCCGAACATGTCATGGATCTGGCCATTTTCACCGATGCTCATGCGGTCGCGGGCAACAAAACATTACTCAAACCTGTACGACAACACCTCAAAGGACTGATGCTGAATAATATGCTGGCGCTACAGGACTTCACTCGACCAGCGTTGCAGTTCTCTCTGCCACTGACTCTATTTGGCAACGTCAAATCAAATAAGCAAGGGGTCGATCTAAAAATTGGCGGTATTTTTCCAATCGTCCACGGGATTCGCACCTTAACACTGGAATATGGTTTAGAGGAAAACAACACCTTTGACCGAATTGATGCGTTACGCAGCAAACGCATCTTGGAGCCGGAAACCGCAGATAACCTCAATGAAGCTTTGAAGCTGTTCTTCAAGTTACGTCTTAGCCAGCAGGTCGCCAATCAACACAGCCATAACCACATCAACCTCAAACTGCTCGAACGCACAGAACGTGACTTACTGCGCCACAGCCTACATGTGGTCAAAAAATTCAAACAGTTCCTTGGCTATCACTATCAAATTCGAGACTAA
- a CDS encoding 3'-5' exonuclease yields MNWIQRRYWYHKLRNSPYQPLFASVQKGEYVSLDCETTSLDPKRAELVTIAATKIIDNRIITSQPFEVRLRAPQSLDSSSVKIHHIRHSDLADGTDEKQALTRLLAFIGTRPLVGYHIRYDKKILDLACKRHLGFPLPNPLIEVSQIYHDKLEKHLPNAYFDLSLEAICTHLDLPIQSKHDALQDAISAALIFVRLTKGDLPSLSLPYNR; encoded by the coding sequence ATGAACTGGATTCAGCGCCGTTACTGGTATCACAAATTGAGAAACTCCCCATATCAGCCCCTATTTGCCTCAGTCCAAAAAGGTGAGTACGTATCACTCGATTGTGAAACCACTAGCTTAGATCCAAAGCGTGCTGAGTTGGTCACCATTGCAGCAACCAAAATCATCGATAATCGCATCATCACGAGTCAACCTTTCGAAGTGAGATTAAGAGCGCCACAATCTCTGGATTCTAGCTCAGTGAAGATCCATCATATTCGTCATTCAGATCTGGCCGATGGTACCGATGAGAAACAGGCATTGACACGCTTGTTAGCTTTCATCGGCACTCGACCATTAGTGGGTTACCACATTCGCTACGACAAAAAGATTCTTGATCTAGCGTGTAAACGTCACCTCGGTTTCCCTCTTCCTAACCCTTTGATTGAGGTCAGCCAGATTTACCACGACAAACTGGAAAAACACCTACCCAACGCTTATTTCGACCTGAGTCTGGAAGCCATTTGCACGCATCTAGACTTGCCCATACAAAGTAAGCACGACGCGTTGCAAGATGCTATATCAGCGGCGTTGATATTCGTTCGTCTAACCAAGGGAGACCTTCCCAGTTTGAGCCTGCCTTACAACCGTTGA
- the aroQ gene encoding type II 3-dehydroquinate dehydratase: MTAKSRILVLNGPNLNLLGLREPGHYGSQTLPQIIDTLTEQAHKAGVELEHLQSNREYELIEKIHESFGKVDFIIINPAAFTHTSVALRDALLGVSIPFIEVHLSNVHAREPFRHHSYLSDKAQGVICGLGAQGYEFALSAAVNTLQAQ; encoded by the coding sequence ATGACAGCTAAATCACGCATTCTTGTCTTAAATGGTCCAAATTTAAATCTGTTGGGTCTACGCGAACCGGGTCACTATGGTTCTCAAACCTTACCACAGATTATCGACACTTTGACCGAGCAAGCCCACAAAGCTGGTGTTGAACTAGAGCATCTGCAATCAAATCGCGAATATGAACTGATTGAGAAAATCCACGAATCTTTTGGCAAAGTTGATTTCATTATCATCAACCCAGCAGCCTTCACACATACTAGTGTTGCTCTGCGAGACGCCCTGCTCGGCGTTTCTATCCCATTTATTGAAGTACATTTATCCAACGTGCACGCACGCGAGCCTTTCCGCCATCATTCTTATCTCTCAGATAAGGCACAAGGTGTGATTTGCGGCCTAGGTGCACAAGGTTATGAATTCGCTTTGTCTGCTGCCGTAAACACATTGCAGGCACAGTAA
- the accB gene encoding acetyl-CoA carboxylase biotin carboxyl carrier protein translates to MDIRKIKKLIELVEESGIAELEISEGEESVRISRNGSAAPAPIQYAAPVAAAPAAAPAAAPAAAPAPAAEAAPAVPAGHQVLSPMVGTFYRAPSPDSKSFIEVGQSVTAGETLCIVEAMKMMNQIEADKSGVVTAILVDDGQPVEFDQPLVVIE, encoded by the coding sequence ATGGATATCCGTAAAATCAAAAAGCTTATCGAGTTAGTTGAAGAATCTGGCATTGCTGAGCTAGAAATCTCTGAAGGTGAAGAGTCGGTACGAATCAGCCGTAACGGTTCAGCGGCACCCGCTCCAATTCAATACGCAGCACCAGTTGCAGCGGCACCAGCAGCAGCGCCTGCGGCGGCACCGGCAGCAGCGCCTGCCCCAGCAGCAGAAGCAGCGCCAGCAGTACCAGCGGGTCATCAAGTGCTTTCTCCAATGGTCGGTACTTTCTACCGTGCTCCAAGCCCAGATTCAAAGTCATTCATCGAAGTAGGTCAATCAGTCACCGCTGGCGAAACTCTATGTATCGTTGAAGCAATGAAGATGATGAACCAAATCGAAGCAGACAAATCTGGTGTTGTTACTGCAATCCTAGTTGACGATGGTCAGCCAGTTGAATTCGACCAACCACTTGTTGTTATCGAATAA
- the accC gene encoding acetyl-CoA carboxylase biotin carboxylase subunit, protein MLDKLVIANRGEIALRILRACKELGIKTVAVHSTADRDLKHVLLADEAICIGPARGIDSYLNIPRIISAAEVTGAIAIHPGYGFLSENADFAEQVERSGFIFVGPKAETIRIMGDKVSAITAMKKAGVPCVPGSDGPLNDDESANKAHAKRIGYPVIIKASGGGGGRGMRVVRSEAELVEAIAMTRAEAKAAFNNDMVYMEKFLENPRHVEVQVIADGQGGAIHLGERDCSMQRRHQKVVEEAPAPGITAEMRKYIGERCTRACLEIGYRGAGTFEFLYENGEFYFIEMNTRIQVEHPVTEMVTGVDLIKEQLRVAAGQPLSFTQDDIKIRGHAIECRINAEDPERFLPSPGKIERFHAPGGMGVRWESHIYTGYTVPPHYDSMVGKLITFGENRDVAIARMKNALGEMIIEGIKTNVPLQESIMNDENFQHGGANIHYLEKKLGLQ, encoded by the coding sequence ATGTTAGATAAATTAGTCATCGCGAACCGAGGCGAAATTGCGCTTCGTATTCTTCGCGCATGTAAAGAATTAGGCATCAAAACCGTTGCCGTGCACTCAACAGCAGACCGTGACTTGAAACACGTTCTTCTTGCTGATGAGGCAATTTGTATCGGTCCAGCTCGCGGCATCGATAGTTACTTGAACATCCCACGTATCATTTCTGCTGCAGAAGTAACGGGCGCGATCGCTATCCACCCGGGTTACGGCTTTCTGTCTGAGAATGCAGACTTTGCCGAGCAAGTTGAGCGTAGCGGCTTTATCTTTGTTGGCCCAAAAGCGGAAACTATCCGCATCATGGGTGACAAGGTTTCTGCTATCACAGCAATGAAAAAAGCGGGCGTTCCTTGTGTACCAGGTTCTGACGGCCCTCTAAACGATGATGAATCGGCGAATAAAGCGCACGCTAAACGCATCGGCTACCCAGTTATCATCAAAGCCTCTGGTGGCGGCGGTGGTCGTGGTATGCGCGTGGTTCGCTCTGAAGCTGAGCTAGTAGAAGCTATCGCGATGACGCGTGCAGAAGCAAAAGCAGCATTCAACAACGACATGGTTTACATGGAGAAATTCCTAGAAAACCCACGTCACGTTGAAGTACAGGTGATTGCTGATGGGCAAGGCGGTGCTATCCACCTAGGTGAACGTGACTGTTCTATGCAGCGTCGTCACCAGAAAGTGGTTGAAGAAGCGCCTGCTCCGGGTATCACAGCAGAAATGCGTAAGTACATTGGTGAGCGTTGTACGCGTGCTTGTTTGGAAATAGGTTACCGTGGTGCGGGTACGTTCGAGTTCCTTTACGAAAACGGCGAATTCTACTTCATCGAAATGAACACGCGTATTCAGGTAGAGCACCCAGTAACAGAAATGGTGACTGGTGTTGACCTGATCAAAGAACAGCTTCGTGTTGCAGCAGGCCAACCTTTGTCATTCACTCAGGATGACATCAAGATCCGCGGCCATGCGATTGAGTGTCGTATCAACGCAGAAGACCCTGAGCGTTTCCTACCTTCACCAGGTAAGATCGAGCGTTTCCACGCGCCAGGCGGTATGGGCGTTCGTTGGGAGTCGCACATCTACACGGGCTACACAGTACCACCGCACTATGACTCAATGGTCGGTAAGCTGATCACATTCGGTGAAAACCGTGATGTTGCCATTGCTCGTATGAAGAACGCACTCGGTGAGATGATCATCGAAGGCATCAAGACCAACGTTCCGCTACAAGAAAGCATCATGAACGACGAAAACTTCCAACATGGTGGTGCTAACATCCACTACCTAGAGAAAAAACTGGGTCTGCAGTAA
- the prmA gene encoding 50S ribosomal protein L11 methyltransferase, whose protein sequence is MPWIQIKLNATNDNAEQIGDMLMEETGALSVTFLDAHDTPVFEPLPGETRLWGDTDILALYDAEADTQFIIEQTKNSNLLPEGFAYKVEQLEDKDWEREWMDNFHPMKFGERLWICPSWRDVPEPDAVNVMLDPGLAFGTGTHPTTALCLEWLEGLDLSGKTVIDFGCGSGILAIAAIKLGAKKVIGIDIDPQALLASKDNAERNGVAEKLEVFLPQDQPEGLLADIVVANILAGPLRELSPVIKSLVKPNGELAMSGVLDTQAEDVANYYRDELHIDPIKEQNEWCRISGRKQG, encoded by the coding sequence ATGCCTTGGATTCAAATCAAACTCAATGCGACCAACGACAACGCTGAGCAAATCGGCGATATGCTAATGGAAGAAACAGGAGCGCTGTCGGTGACCTTCTTAGACGCGCACGACACGCCAGTATTTGAGCCTTTGCCGGGAGAAACTCGTCTGTGGGGTGATACGGATATTCTCGCTCTGTACGACGCTGAAGCGGATACTCAGTTTATTATTGAACAGACCAAGAACAGCAACTTGCTACCCGAAGGCTTTGCTTACAAAGTGGAGCAGTTGGAAGACAAAGACTGGGAACGAGAGTGGATGGACAACTTCCACCCAATGAAGTTTGGTGAGCGCTTGTGGATCTGTCCAAGCTGGCGAGACGTCCCAGAGCCGGATGCAGTCAACGTGATGTTAGACCCTGGCCTCGCTTTTGGTACTGGTACTCACCCAACTACTGCGCTGTGTCTGGAGTGGCTGGAAGGGCTAGACCTGTCGGGTAAAACCGTGATCGACTTTGGTTGTGGGTCTGGCATCTTAGCGATCGCTGCGATCAAGCTCGGTGCCAAAAAGGTCATTGGGATCGATATTGATCCTCAAGCACTGCTTGCCTCTAAAGACAACGCTGAACGTAATGGTGTTGCCGAGAAACTAGAAGTATTCCTACCACAAGATCAACCAGAAGGTCTGCTCGCTGACATCGTCGTCGCGAACATTCTCGCCGGACCACTCCGTGAGTTGTCGCCAGTGATTAAGTCCTTGGTCAAACCAAATGGTGAGCTGGCGATGTCCGGCGTGCTGGATACACAGGCTGAAGATGTCGCTAACTATTACCGTGATGAACTTCACATTGATCCTATCAAGGAGCAAAATGAGTGGTGTCGAATCTCTGGTCGAAAGCAAGGCTAG
- the dusB gene encoding tRNA dihydrouridine synthase DusB has protein sequence MKIGNHQLKNNLIVAPMAGVTDRPFRELCLRYGAGMAVSEMMSSNPKLWKTSKSKQRMVHEGESGIRSVQIAGADPQLMADAAQFSVENGAQIIDINMGCPAKKVNKKLAGSALLRFPDIIEDILKAVVNAVDVPVTLKTRTGWDPDNKNCVQIAKLAEDCGIQALALHGRTKVCMYKGEAEYDSIRAVKQAISIPVIANGDIDSPEKAKRVLEYTGADALMIGRPAQGRPWIFQEIQYFLENGTTMPDLPSAEVKDILLGHVNALHDFYGEYLGPRIARKHVGWYLKEHEQASGFRRAFNAIEAAELQLEALEAYFDKA, from the coding sequence TTGAAAATCGGAAATCATCAACTTAAGAATAATCTCATCGTCGCCCCTATGGCGGGAGTGACTGATAGACCATTTCGAGAGTTATGCCTTCGCTATGGTGCTGGGATGGCCGTCAGTGAAATGATGTCCTCAAACCCAAAGCTATGGAAAACGTCAAAATCCAAGCAGCGCATGGTCCATGAAGGTGAATCGGGCATTCGATCTGTACAGATTGCGGGGGCTGATCCACAACTGATGGCCGACGCTGCACAGTTTAGCGTTGAGAACGGTGCGCAAATCATCGATATCAACATGGGCTGCCCAGCAAAAAAAGTGAATAAGAAGCTTGCCGGTTCTGCACTGCTTCGCTTCCCAGATATCATCGAAGATATCCTGAAAGCGGTGGTCAATGCAGTCGATGTCCCTGTGACACTCAAAACCCGAACAGGCTGGGACCCAGACAATAAGAACTGTGTCCAAATCGCTAAATTAGCCGAAGACTGCGGCATACAAGCACTTGCTCTGCATGGCAGAACAAAAGTATGTATGTACAAAGGTGAGGCCGAATATGACAGCATCAGAGCCGTCAAGCAGGCAATTTCGATACCCGTTATCGCAAACGGTGATATCGATAGCCCAGAGAAAGCCAAGCGCGTACTGGAGTACACCGGTGCGGATGCTCTGATGATTGGACGTCCCGCCCAAGGTCGTCCATGGATTTTCCAGGAAATCCAATACTTTTTGGAAAACGGCACCACAATGCCAGATCTTCCGTCCGCGGAAGTGAAGGACATTCTGCTGGGTCATGTGAATGCGCTCCACGATTTCTATGGGGAGTACTTAGGGCCGCGAATCGCGCGTAAGCACGTAGGCTGGTATCTAAAAGAGCATGAGCAAGCAAGTGGGTTTCGCCGTGCCTTCAACGCGATTGAGGCAGCAGAGCTGCAACTTGAAGCGTTAGAAGCGTATTTTGATAAAGCCTAA
- the fis gene encoding DNA-binding transcriptional regulator Fis yields the protein MFEQNLTSEALTVTTVTSQDQITQKPLRDSVKASLKNYLAQLNGQEVTELYELVLAEVEQPLLDTIMQYTRGNQTRAATMMGINRGTLRKKLKKYGMN from the coding sequence ATGTTCGAACAAAATCTGACTTCAGAAGCATTAACAGTAACTACAGTAACGTCACAGGACCAGATTACTCAGAAACCATTACGTGACTCTGTTAAAGCGTCTCTTAAAAACTACTTGGCTCAACTAAACGGCCAAGAAGTCACAGAACTATACGAATTAGTTCTAGCTGAAGTTGAACAGCCACTGCTAGATACCATCATGCAATATACTCGCGGTAACCAGACTCGCGCAGCAACTATGATGGGTATTAACCGCGGTACTCTTCGCAAGAAACTTAAAAAATACGGCATGAACTAA
- a CDS encoding GGDEF domain-containing protein: MLDKQREAWLSLILNELPDRLFVLEQSGRFIEGFGGTFHTVSLEKNGYANKALHDILPQDKADQLLSYIKDVSESAKPLVVQYSVNPIECLQLSIDELETLDGSEDMWFEATIKPLCLGDGTQYVLWQERDITSNYRRQEELKRLSETDELTGIFNRRAFLESLEQELQRYNETQRNLSCLMIDIDHFKEINDQVGHLSGDEVITLVASMCQKQIRGSDYIGRLGGEEFGIVLSNTNAIQAYDIAERIRQSIENAPCNVDGHIIHPTVSIGIAEVTSDISHVRELLVQADKAMYYSKQTGRNQVTLYHDNLPDMKVQSAIQAKIRQAS; this comes from the coding sequence ATGCTTGATAAGCAAAGGGAAGCATGGCTAAGCCTGATTTTAAATGAACTTCCTGACCGACTTTTCGTGTTAGAGCAGTCGGGGCGCTTTATCGAGGGTTTTGGGGGAACGTTCCACACAGTTAGCCTTGAAAAAAATGGTTACGCCAACAAAGCGCTACACGACATCCTTCCACAGGATAAAGCCGACCAACTACTCAGTTACATAAAAGATGTTAGTGAATCTGCCAAACCGCTGGTTGTGCAGTACAGTGTCAACCCTATTGAATGCTTACAACTATCCATTGATGAGCTGGAAACGCTAGATGGCTCTGAAGACATGTGGTTCGAAGCCACCATTAAGCCCCTATGCTTAGGAGATGGTACGCAGTATGTATTGTGGCAAGAGCGTGATATCACGAGCAACTATCGCCGCCAGGAAGAGCTGAAACGCCTTTCTGAAACGGATGAGCTAACTGGCATTTTCAACCGCCGAGCATTCCTTGAATCTCTTGAACAAGAATTACAACGCTATAATGAGACTCAGCGTAATTTGTCATGCTTAATGATCGATATTGATCACTTCAAAGAAATCAACGATCAAGTTGGCCACCTTTCTGGTGATGAAGTCATTACTCTGGTTGCTAGTATGTGCCAGAAGCAGATTCGTGGCAGCGACTACATTGGGCGACTTGGCGGCGAAGAATTTGGCATTGTACTTTCAAACACAAACGCCATTCAAGCTTATGACATTGCCGAACGCATACGACAATCGATTGAAAATGCCCCCTGCAATGTCGACGGCCATATCATTCATCCAACCGTCAGTATTGGTATCGCAGAAGTCACCTCAGATATCTCTCATGTAAGAGAGCTGTTGGTTCAAGCAGACAAAGCGATGTACTACTCCAAGCAGACGGGTCGTAACCAAGTTACGCTCTATCACGATAACTTGCCGGATATGAAGGTTCAGTCTGCGATTCAAGCCAAAATTCGACAAGCGAGTTAA
- the zntR gene encoding Zn(2+)-responsive transcriptional regulator, whose amino-acid sequence MFQIGELAKRCGVTTDTLRFYEKNHLLRPMGRSESGYRLYNEENQKQVGFILKAKDLGLSLEEIRELLEIKLEATEHSCAEVKAITSAKLELIDEKIAELTRIRKALKKINDACCGHVDDDASHCSILEALGSEERSSTCCDEL is encoded by the coding sequence TTCCAGATTGGAGAACTGGCAAAGCGTTGTGGTGTGACGACCGATACTTTGCGTTTCTACGAGAAAAATCACCTGCTCCGCCCTATGGGACGCAGTGAATCGGGGTATCGTCTTTATAATGAAGAAAATCAAAAACAGGTCGGATTTATTCTAAAAGCCAAAGATCTTGGGTTAAGTTTGGAAGAGATTCGCGAGCTGTTGGAGATAAAGCTAGAAGCCACCGAACATAGTTGTGCGGAAGTCAAAGCCATTACCTCAGCAAAACTCGAATTAATTGATGAAAAGATTGCAGAGTTGACCCGTATCCGCAAGGCATTGAAGAAAATCAACGATGCGTGCTGTGGCCATGTTGATGATGATGCCAGTCATTGCTCGATTTTAGAGGCGCTGGGTAGTGAAGAACGCTCCTCGACGTGTTGTGATGAGCTTTAA